TATGTCGTCGGCACCCCGATCGGCAATCTGGACGATCTGTCTCCACGGGCCGTCGAGGCCTTCGCCGCGAGCGATCTCATCGCGTGCGAGGACACGCGCCGCTCCAGGACCCTGTTGTCGAGGCACGGACTCACGACACGGCTCGTGAGTTATCACAAGTTCAACGAGATGCGCCGCCTTCCGGACCTTCTCGAGACGCTCGGTCGTGGTGGTCGGGTGTCCCTGGTGAGCGATGGCGGGACTCCGGGAATTTCCGATCCAGGAGCGCGCCTCGTGAACGCCGCCCGGAGCGCGGGCCACGTCCTCGTTCCGATCCCGGGCGCCTCGGCGATCACGGCCCTCCTCTCGGTCAGCGGCCTCGACCCGGGCCCCTTCACGTTCATCGGCTTCCTGCCCCACCGCAAGGGTGAACGGCGGAGAGCCCTCGAGTCCTTGCGCGCCGAGCCGCGTCCCCTGCTGTTCTTCGAGTCGCCCCGACGCGTCGTCGCGACGCTCACGGACGCTCTCGAGATCCTGGGTGATCGCGGCGCGCTCCTGGGGAGAGAGATGACCAAGGTGCACGAGGAGTTCGTCGCCGGCACGGTCCGTACGCTGATCGCGGCGTTCGAGGGACGCGAGGCCCGGGGAGAGATAGCGTTCCTGCTGGCCGGGGCGGGCCCATCCCCCTCCGCCGCCGCGGCCCCGGTCGGGCCGGAAGCCCGACCCCGCGAGGGGCCCGGCCGCCGGGTGCGCCTCCTGATCGAGTCCGGCGTGGATCGCAAGGAGGCGATGCGGCGCGTGGCGCGGGAGACGGGTCTCTCGCGTCGCGACCTCTATCGCATGATCCTGCGCGATCGGGAGGAGGAGTGAGCCGCGGGAAGGACAAGGATCCGGCCGGTCGCGTGCTGGCGTCGAACCGCCATGCGTTCCACGCCTATTTCATCGGGGAGCGCCATGAGGCCGGCCTGGCGCTGCTCGGGACGGAGGTGAAGGCGCTGCGCGAGGGGAAGGCGAACCTCAAGGACGCCTTCGCGCGGGTCGACGGACGCGAGGTCTACCTGCACAACTGTCACATCTCCCCCTATTCGCACGGCGGGTACGCCAATCACGATCCGCTGCGCCCGCGCAAGCTCCTCCTGCATCGCCGCGAAATCCTCAGGCTGGCGCAGGAGACGCGCTCCGGCGGCCAGACGCTGGTCCCGTTGCGCCTCTACCTGTCGAAGGGCCGGGTGAAGGTCGAGATCGCGCTGGCCAGGGGGAAGAAGCTCTGGGACAAGCGCCAGGCGATCAAGGAGAGGGACCAGGAGAAAGAGGCGCGGGCCGCGGTGCGTGAGAGACGCCGTTCCTGAGAGGCGGTTCCTGCGGTCAGCGAACGATCCCCTGGAGCGGGCTGCTCGCCCGGGCGTGGAGTTTCTTCGGGATCCGGCCGGCCTCGAAGGCGAGCCGGCCGGCCTCGACCGCCAGCCGCATGGCGCGGGCCATTTTCACAGGATCGTCCGCGCCGGCGATCCCGGTGTTCATCAGGACCCCGTCGGCGCCGGTCTCCATCACGATGGCGGCGTCCGAGGCCGTTCCTACCCCGGCGTCCACGATCACCGGCACGTCCCTGATCTCCTCGAGGAGGATCCTGAGATTTGCGGGGTTCTGGATCCCGAGACCCGAGCCTATCGGCGCCGCCAGCGGCATCACCGCCGCCGCGCCCGCGTCGCGCAGACGCTTCGCAACCACCAGGTCGTCGTTCGTGTACGGCAGGACCGC
The window above is part of the Candidatus Dormiibacterota bacterium genome. Proteins encoded here:
- the smpB gene encoding SsrA-binding protein SmpB → MSRGKDKDPAGRVLASNRHAFHAYFIGERHEAGLALLGTEVKALREGKANLKDAFARVDGREVYLHNCHISPYSHGGYANHDPLRPRKLLLHRREILRLAQETRSGGQTLVPLRLYLSKGRVKVEIALARGKKLWDKRQAIKERDQEKEARAAVRERRRS
- the rsmI gene encoding 16S rRNA (cytidine(1402)-2'-O)-methyltransferase, which codes for MGSERGARGTLYVVGTPIGNLDDLSPRAVEAFAASDLIACEDTRRSRTLLSRHGLTTRLVSYHKFNEMRRLPDLLETLGRGGRVSLVSDGGTPGISDPGARLVNAARSAGHVLVPIPGASAITALLSVSGLDPGPFTFIGFLPHRKGERRRALESLRAEPRPLLFFESPRRVVATLTDALEILGDRGALLGREMTKVHEEFVAGTVRTLIAAFEGREARGEIAFLLAGAGPSPSAAAAPVGPEARPREGPGRRVRLLIESGVDRKEAMRRVARETGLSRRDLYRMILRDREEE
- a CDS encoding thiazole synthase, which translates into the protein MQTGTLTIAGRSYPSRLIVGTGKYPDFDVMRRAIEASGASMVTVAVRRVDLSRRGGESLLDYIDSARITLLPNTAGCFTAEEAVRTARLGREAGLSDLVKLEVIGDERTLFPDNEGLLLATRILVKEGFAVLPYTNDDLVVAKRLRDAGAAAVMPLAAPIGSGLGIQNPANLRILLEEIRDVPVIVDAGVGTASDAAIVMETGADGVLMNTGIAGADDPVKMARAMRLAVEAGRLAFEAGRIPKKLHARASSPLQGIVR